The following are encoded in a window of Panicum virgatum strain AP13 chromosome 5N, P.virgatum_v5, whole genome shotgun sequence genomic DNA:
- the LOC120672147 gene encoding callose synthase 12-like: protein MTTPRATQRRAAAPPAAVGGEPYNILPIHDLLADHPSLRFPEVRAAAAALRAVGGLRPPPFAQWRADHDIMDWLGAFFGFQRDNVRNQREHLVLLLANAQMRLSSADFSDTLDPRIAHQIRKKLLRNYTSWCGFLGRRPNVHVPDGDPRVDLLFTGLHLLVWGEASNLRFVPECLCYIYHHMALELHRILEGYTDVATGRPANPAVHGENAFLTRVVTPIYNVIRAEVQSSRGGTAPHAAWRNYDDINEYFWRRDVFDRLGWPMEQSRQFFRTPPDRTRVRKTGFVEVRSFWNIYRSFDRLWVMLVLYLQAAAIVAWEGATWPWDDLLSSRGSKSKDTQVRVLTIFITWAALRLLQSLLDIGTQFRRAFRDGRMLAGRMVLKAIAAAAWVLAFSVLYKGIWDQRRSNGQWSSVVNSRIMRFLYAVALFVIPEVLALVLFIVPWVRNALEKTNWKICYALTWWFHSRSFVGRGLREGTIDNVKYSIFWVLLLAVKFAFSYFLQIRPLVKPTKEIYKLSDIQYTWHEFFGRSNRFAVFVLWLPVVLIYLMDIQIWYAIFSSLTGAFVGLFAHLGEIRDMKQLRLRFQFFASAMSFNIMPEEQQVNESFLPSRLRNFWQRLQLRYGFSRSFRKIESNQVEARRFALVWNEIISKFREEDIVSDREVELLELPPELWNVRVIRWPCFLLCNELSLALGQAKEVKGPDRRLWRKICKNDYRRCAVIEVYDSAKHLLLEILKEGTEEHGIVTQLFNDFDGSMQMEKFTVEYKKTELHSVHTRLVALLSLLLKPTKDVTKIVNALQTLYDVVIRDFQAEKRSMEQLRNEGLAQSRRTNLLFVDAVVLPGEENTTFYKQVRRMHTILTSRDSMINVPKNLEARRRIAFFSNSLFMNIPRATQVEKMMAFSVLTPYYNEEVLYSKDQLYKENEDGISILYYLQKIYPDEWEYFLERMKREGMSDIKELYIEKERLRDLRHWVSYRGQTLTRTVRGMMYYYEALKMLTFLDSASEHDLKTGSRELATMGSSRIGSSRHDGVVGGPGYHSRASSSRALSRASSSVSSLFKGSEYGTVLMKYTYVVACQIYGQQKSKNDPCAFEILELMKKYEALRVAYVDERQNNGGETEYFSVLVKYDQQLQREVEIYRVKLPGELKLGEGKPENQNHALIFTRGDAVQTIDMNQDNYFEEALKMRNLLEEFNRHYGIRKPKILGVREHVFTGSVSSLAWFMSAQETSFVTLGQRVLADPLKVRMHYGHPDVFDRLWFLGRGGISKASKVINISEDIFAGFNCTLRGGNVTHHEYIQVGKGRDVGLNQVSLFEAKVASGNGEQTLSRDVYRLGHRLDFFRMLSFFYTTVGFYFNTMMVVLTVYAFVWGRFYLALSGLEDYISKNTSSTNNAALGAVLNQQFIIQLGLFTALPMIIENSLEHGFLTAVWDFMKMQLQFASVFYTFSMGTKTHYYGRTILHGGAKYRATGRGFVVEHKKFAENYRLYARSHFVKAIELGVILTLYASYGSASGNTLVYILLTLSSWFLVSSWILAPFIFNPSGLDWLKNFNDFEDFLNWIWFRGGISVKIDQSWEKWWEDETDHLRMTGLWGSILEIILDLRFFFFQYAIVYRLHIAGQSRSILVYLLSWACILLAFVALVTVAYFRDRYSAKKHIRYRLVQAIIVGGTVAAIVVLLEFTKFQFLDTFTSLLAFLPTGWGIISIALVFKPYLRKSEMVWKTVVTVARLYDILFGVIVMAPVALLSWLPGLQEMQTRILFNEAFSRGLHISQIITGKKAHGF, encoded by the coding sequence ATGACCACGCCGCGCGCCACCCAgcgccgcgcggccgccccgccggcggccgtgggCGGCGAGCCGTACAACATCCTGCCCATCCACGACCTCCTCGCCGATCACCCGTCGCTGCGGTTCCCCGAGgtgcgggcggccgcggcggcgctgcgggcggtggggggcctccgcccgccgccgttcgCGCAGTGGCGCGCCGACCACGACATCATGGACTGGCTCGGCGCCTTCTTCGGCTTCCAGCGGGACAACGTCAGGAACCAGCGGGAGCACCTCGTGCTCCTCCTCGCCAACGCGCAGATGCGCCTCTCCTCTGCCGACTTCTCCGACACGCTCGACCCCCGCATCGCGCACCAAATCCGGAAGAAGCTGCTCCGCAACTACACCTCCTGGTGCGGcttcctcggccgccgccccaaCGTCCACGTCCCCGACGGCGACCCGCGCGTCGATCTGCTCTTCACCGGCCTGCACCTCCTCGTCTGGGGCGAGGCCTCCAACCTCCGCTTCGTGCCCGAGTGCCTCTGCTACATCTACCACCACATGGCGCTCGAGCTGCACCGTATCCTCGAGGGCTACACCGACGTCGCCACGGGCCGCCCCGCCAACCCCGCCGTGCACGGCGAGAACGCCTTCCTCACGCGGGTCGTCACGCCCATCTACAACGTCATCCGCGCGGAGGTCCAGTCCAGCCGCGGTGGCACGGCGCCGCACGCCGCTTGGAGGAACTACGACGACATCAACGAGTACTTCTGGCGCCGTGACGTCTTCGACCGCCTCGGCTGGCCCATGGAGCAGTCGCGCCAGTTCTTCCGCACCCCACCCGACCGCACCCGTGTGCGCAAGACGGGCTTCGTCGAGGTCCGCTCGTTCTGGAACATTTACCGGAGCTTCGACAGGCTGTGGGTGATGCTGGTGCTCTATCTGCAAGCCGCGGCCATCGTTGCTTGGGAGGGCGCAACGTGGCCTTGGGATGATCTGCTCTCGTCCCGGGGCTCcaagtccaaggacacacaggTGCGCGTGCTCACCATTTTCATCACCTGGGCcgcgctccgcctcctccaGTCCCTGCTAGACATAGGCACGCAGTTCCGCCGTGCCTTCAGAGACGGTCGCATGCTTGCTGGGCGCATGGTGCTCAAGGCCATTGCTGCTGCCGCATGGGTCCTTGCGTTTTCTGTTCTATACAAGGGGATCTGGGACCAGAGGAGAAGCAATGGACAGTGGTCGTCAGTGGTTAATTCACGGATCATGAGGTTCCTTTATGCAGTTGCATTGTTTGTTATCCCTGAAGTCCTTGCCCTTGTGCTCTTCATTGTGCCTTGGGTGCGGAATGCATTGGAGAAGACAAACTGGAAAATCTGTTATGCCCTCACCTGGTGGTTCCATAGCCGCAGCTTTGTTGGCCGAGGATTACGCGAGGGCACCATTGACAATGTCAAGTACTCCATCTTTTGGGTGCTTTTGCTTGCCGTGAAGTTTGCCTTCAGCTATTTTCTCCAAATTAGGCCACTTGTAAAACCCACAAAGGAGATATACAAGCTGAGTGATATCCAGTATACTTGGCATGAGTTCTTTGGCCGAAGCAATCGATTTGCTGTGTTTGTGCTCTGGTTACCAGTGGTGTTGATATACCTCATGGATATCCAGATTTGGTATGCAATCTTTTCTTCTCTGACTGGTGCATTTGTGGGCCTTTTTGCGCACTTGGGGGAGATCAGGGACATGAAACAGCTGCGGCTTCGGTTCCAGTTCTTTGCAAGTGCCATGTCATTCAATATCATGCCAGAGGAGCAGCAGGTGAATGAGAGCTTCTTGCCCAGCCGGCTTCGCAATTTCTGGCAGCGGTTACAGCTAAGGTATGGTTTCAGCCGATCATTCCGGAAGATTGAGTCAAATCAGGTGGAGGCACGACGGTTTGCACTTGTTTGGAATGAGATAATCAGCAAGTTCCGGGAGGAGGACATTGTTAGTGATCGTGAGGTTGAGCTTCTTGAGCTGCCACCTGAGTTGTGGAATGTGCGTGTAATCCGCTGGCCTTGCTTCTTGCTCTGTAATGAGCTGTCTCTTGCACTTGGTCAGGCAAAGGAGGTCAAAGGACCTGATCGCAGGCTATGGAGGAAGATCTGCAAGAATGATTATCGTCGTTGTGCAGTGATTGAGGTCTATGATAGTGCAAAACACTTGCTGCTTGAGATCCTTAAGGAGGGTaccgaggaacatggtattgtCACACAATTGTTTAATGATTTTGATGGATCCATGCAAATGGAGAAGTTTACTGTGGAGTATAAGAAGACTGAGCTGCATAGTGTCCACACAAGGCTTGTAGCTCTATTGAGCCTACTTCTCAAGCCCACCAAAGATGTTACCAAGATAGTCAATGCCTTGCAGACTCTCTATGATGTTGTCATTCGTGATTTCCAGGCTGAGAAGAGGAGCATGGAACAACTGAGGAATGAAGGTCTTGCACAGTCAAGGCGCACCAACCTTCTCTTTGTGGATGCAGTTGTGCTGCCTGGAGAGGAGAACACCACCTTCTATAAGCAAGTGAGGCGCATGCACACCATCCTGACCTCCAGGGACTCTATGATCAATGTACCAAAAAACCTCGAAGCTCGTCGAAGGATCGCCTTTTTCAGTAATTCATTGTTTATGAACATACCCAGGGCAACCCAAGTGGAGAAGATGATGGCTTTCAGTGTCTTGACTCCTTATTATAATGAGGAGGTGTTGTACAGCAAGGACCAGCTCTACAAGGAGAATGAAGATGGCATCTCAATCTTGTACTATCTACAAAAGATTTACCCAGATGAATGGGAGTACTTCTTAGAGAGAATGAAGCGTGAGGGAATGTCTGATATTAAGGAACTGTACATCGAGAAGGAAAGGCTGAGAGATCTTCGGCACTGGGTCTCTTACAGAGGACAGACATTAACACGTACAGTGAGGGGCATGATGTACTACTACGAAGCTCTTAAAATGCTGACCTTTCTGGATTCTGCCTCTGAACATGACTTAAAGACTGGGTCAAGGGAGCTAGCTACTATGGGTTCTTCAAGAATTGGATCCTCGAGACATGATGGGGTTGTTGGTGGACCAGGATATCACAGCAGGGCATCTTCCTCACGTGCATTGAGCAGAGCAAGCAGTAGTGTGAGCTCCTTGTTTAAAGGAAGTGAGTATGGGACTGTCCTCATGAAATACACTTATGTAGTTGCATGCCAGATATATGGTCAGCAGAAATCTAAGAATGACCCCTGTGCTTTTGAAATATTGGAGCTAATGAAAAAATATGAAGCATTGCGTGTTGCCTATGTTGACGAAAGGCAGAACAATGGTGGCGAAACAGAGTACTTCTCTGTTCTTGTGAAATACGATCAGCAACTGCAGCGGGAGGTTGAAATTTACCGGGTTAAGTTGCCAGGAGAGTTAAAGCTTGGTGAAGGAAAGCCAGAAAATCAGAATCATGCACTTATCTTCACAAGGGGTGATGCGGTACAAACAATTGATATGAATCAAGATAATTACTTTGAAGAAGCTCTAAAGATGAGAAACCTGCTAGAAGAGTTCAATCGTCATTATGGAATTCGCAAGCCCAAAATTCTTGGGGTTCGGGAACATGTGTTCACAGGTTCTGTTTCTTCTCTTGCTTGGTTCATGTCTGCCCAGGAAACAAGTTTTGTCACTCTAGGGCAGCGTGTTCTGGCTGATCCACTTAAAGTCAGAATGCATTATGGACACCCTGATGTTTTTGATCGTCTTTGGTTCTTGGGCCGAGGTGGTATCAGTAAAGCGTCGAAAGTAATCAACATTAGTGAGGATATATTTGCTGGTTTCAACTGTACCCTCCGTGGTGGCAATGTTACACACCATGAGTATATTCAGGTTGGTAAAGGTAGAGACGTGGGGCTCAACCAGGTCTCTCTGTTTGAAGCCAAAGTTGCTAGTGGCAATGGTGAGCAAACTTTAAGCAGAGATGTTTACAGGCTGGGCCACCGATTGGATTTCTTCCGGATGCTCTCTTTCTTCTATACAACTGTCGGATTTTATTTCAACACAATGATGGTTGTGCTAACTGTCTATGCATTTGTATGGGGCCGCTTTTACCTTGCACTCAGtggtcttgaggactacatcAGCAAGAACACTTCCTCTACTAATAATGCTGCTCTGGGAGCTGTCCTCAATCAGCAGTTCATCATACAGCTAGGCCTGTTTACAGCTTTACCCATGATTATTGAAAACTCTCTTGAGCACGGGTTTCTCACTGCTGTGTGGGATTTCATGAAAATGCAACTACAGTTCGCATCTGTTTTCTACACCTTCTCCATGGGAACAAAGACACACTATTATGGGAGGACAATCCTTCATGGAGGTGCAAAGTATCGGGCTACTGGACGAGGTTTTGTTGTGGAGCATAAGAAGTTTGCTGAGAACTATAGGCTATATGCTCGCAGCCATTTTGTCAAAGCAATAGAGCTTGGTGTGATATTGACTCTTTATGCATCTTATGGCAGTGCCTCTGGGAATACTCTGGTGTATATTTTGCTGACACTTTCAAGTTGGTTTCTTGTGTCGTCATGGATTCTTGCTCCCTTCATTTTTAATCCTTCTGGTTTAGACTGGCTGAAGAATTTTAATGACTTTGAGGATTTCCTAAACTGGATTTGGTTCCGTGGTGGGATCTCAGTCAAGATAGATCAAAGCTGGGAGAAGTGGTGGGAAGATGAAACTGATCATCTCCGGATGACTGGTCTATGGGGCAGCATCTTGGAAATCATATTAGACCTTCGATTTTTCTTCTTTCAATATGCAATTGTTTATCGGCTTCACATTGCTGGTCAGAGTAGAAGCATCCTTGTCTATCTTCTTTCATGGGCATGCATTCTCCTAGCTTTTGTGGCTCTTGTGACAGTGGCTTACTTTCGAGACAGATATTCAGCAAAAAAGCACATACGCTATCGTCTTGTCCAGGCAATCATTGTTGGTGGCACAGTGGCTGCTATTGTTGTGCTGTTAGAGTTCACAAAGTTTCAGTTTCTTGATACTTTTACTAGTCTTTTGGCTTTTCTGCCAACTGGCTGGGGAATCATATCTATTGCTCTGGTATTCAAGCCATATCTGAGGAAGTCTGAGATGGTTTGGAAAACTGTGGTGACTGTAGCACGTTTATACGATATATTGTTTGGAGTAATTGTTATGGCACCTGTGGCTTTGTTGTCATGGTTGCCTGGGCTTCAGGAAATGCAAACAAGGATCCTGTTCAATGAAGCCTTCAGCAGGGGACTTCATATTTCCCAGATCATTACTGGAAAAAAGGCACATGGGTTTTGA